The genomic interval ATGCGCCGCGCGGGGTAGACGCGCGGCGCTCGGGGCCACGACGACACGTTCCTCGACGGAAGTCCTCGCGGTGCCTCACGCCGCGAACGCGTAAGGCACGCCCGTCCTCACCCGCGCCTCAACGTCCCGTCAGCGGCGCGGGAATCCGGTGCTCCCGCCACGCGAGCACCTCGGTGAGCGCCTCACCTGAGGCAATCTCGGTCTGCTCGAAGACCGCGGCGCTCTGAAGCCGGGCCCCCGAGCCCACCTTCACGCCGGCCCCCAGCGACACGGACATCCCCACTGAAGCGCCATCTGCGACGCGGACCCCGCGGCCGAAATACGCGGGGCCCTCCACCTTCGCGCCGCAGACATGTGCATCCGGATGCGCCCACGACACGCCAGGTCCGCGCACGGTGCCCGCGAGCGGTGAGTCCGCGCCCAACCACTCGAGCCGCACCCGGCCCGCGAGCACGTCCCGCACCGTGGCCAGATAGCGCGACGGTGTTCCCAAGTCAGACCAGTACCCGTCCACGCGAACGCCGCGCACCACCTGCCCCGCCTCCATCGCGCGTGCGAAGACGTCCCGGAAGATGTCCTCGGCCCCTTGCGGACTCATGAAGTCGAAGACACGCGGGGACATGACGTGGACGCCGGTGAAGTGCCATGGCGACAGCCCCTCGCCGCCCGGGCCTCGGCCCGCGATGCGCCGCACGCGCCCCGTCGGGTCCATCTCCACCGACGCGTACGTCTCCCCCTCCGGCATGGGCAGGAGCACCATCGTGGCCATGGCCCCGGAGGCCTGGTGCATGGCCACCACCGGGCGCAGGTCCACCGGGTAGAGGATGTCCCCGTTGTAGACGATGAAGTCCCCGTCGGAGAGGAAGTCCCGCAGGCCGCGGATGCCGCCGCCCGTGCCTTGGATGACGGGCTCGCGCACCACGTGCAACGGCAGCCGGGCGCGCTCACACTCCTCGCGAGCCACCGCCTCCATCGTGTCCGGCAGGTGATGCGTGTTGATGCCCACCGCCGTGACACCCGCGGCCTTCAGCACCGCCAGGTGGTAGCGCAACAGCGGCTGCCCCAGGAAAGGGAGCGCCGGCTTGGGCCAGCGCTCCGTCAACGGACGCAGGCGGGTTCCCAGACCCGCACAGAGAACCATCGCCTTCATCGTCGACTCCCCTCCTGGGGTGAGTGGCTCAGGCGGCCAGCTCGGGGACGTACTTCGCCACCAGCTCCTGCAACCCTCGCAGCTCCGGCCGCTGACGGAACGCCTCGCGCACGTAGCGCAGCGACGCGGGGATGGAGACGAGGAAGCCCGGGTTGCCCTTCACGCGGTGGATGAACTCGAAGCGGCCCGCGTCCTTCAGCTTGCGCTGCACGGTGAGCAGGTCGAAGAACGCCTTGAACTCCACCGCGTCGATGCGCTCGCCGCTCGCCTCCTGGAACGTCGCGATGTAGCGGTCCAGCATGGCCTCCACGAACGGCCGCTCCAGCTCCACGTAGCTGTCCCGCAAGAGCGCCACCAGGTCGTACTGGCGCGGGCCCTGGAGCGCGTCCTGGAAGTCGATGACCACCAGCTCGCCCTCCTTCACCATGATGTTGCGGCTCTGGTAGTCGCGGTGCGTGAAGCCTCGGGGCGCGGCGGCCAGCTGCTTCGCGATGGCGCGGAAGGTGCTGTCCAGCTGCGCGCGCTCGGCGGGCGTGGGCTGCTTGCCGCTCCACGCCTCCAGGCCCCACTCGCGGAAGTGGTGGAGCTCCCAGTCGTACAGGTCCTCGTCGAAGGAGCGCGTGAAGGCCAGGCAGTCCGGGTCCTGGTGCTTCTCCGCCTTCGCGCGCAGGCGCGCCAGCAGGTCCACCGCGCGGGTGTAGAGCGCCTCGTGGTGCTTGCCGCCCTCCAGCGCGGACTCGAAGGTGATGTCGCTCAGGTCCTCCAGGACCATCATCCCCGCGGGCTCGTCGTAGCGCAGGATGTGCGGCACGCGGACCTCCAGCTTCTGGAGGTAGCGGTGCACGTTGACGAAGGGCAGCTCCTTCGGCGGCTCACCCTTGGTGGCCTCCTCGCTCTTCTTCTTCGCGTCGAGCGGCATCTCCATCACCACCCAGCTCTCGGGTGGGGCGCCAACGCGGTAGTACGAGCGATTGCTCGCGTCTCCCTTCAACTTCTTGATGGGAGCCGTGGGCACGGGACGGCCAATGGCCTGTCCCACCTGGTCGCGCAGGGCGGCCTCGAGTTCCATATCGACGGGGTTCTCCAAGGGGGTAGTGGCGCCAGAGTATCCGAGGGGCGTCGGTGCGCGTCAAAGGCCCCGCTGGGGGAATACCCCCAAGCCCCCTCGCCTGTCGCGTAAGCAACGGCGATACAGGGGCCCATCCAACGGAGCCGCGGCGCGTCGCGAGCCCCCGGCCGGCCGGCCCCTGGACGGCCCTGCCCGGAAAATCTCCCGGGGTGAACACTGTTACTCGTCGACAGGGGAGCCCTTCTCCCGCTGTCGACCGGACCTCGCGGGCGGCATATAAGACGCGCCGCGAACCCCTCTTTTTCTGGAAGCCGCGATGGACATCCACGACAACATTCTCACCGCCATTGGCAACACGCCCCTGGTCAAGCTCAACAAGCTGGTCGGCCCCAACGACGCGACCGTGCTGGTCAAATGCGAGTTCATGAACCCGG from Myxococcus stipitatus carries:
- a CDS encoding NDP-sugar synthase, with the translated sequence MKAMVLCAGLGTRLRPLTERWPKPALPFLGQPLLRYHLAVLKAAGVTAVGINTHHLPDTMEAVAREECERARLPLHVVREPVIQGTGGGIRGLRDFLSDGDFIVYNGDILYPVDLRPVVAMHQASGAMATMVLLPMPEGETYASVEMDPTGRVRRIAGRGPGGEGLSPWHFTGVHVMSPRVFDFMSPQGAEDIFRDVFARAMEAGQVVRGVRVDGYWSDLGTPSRYLATVRDVLAGRVRLEWLGADSPLAGTVRGPGVSWAHPDAHVCGAKVEGPAYFGRGVRVADGASVGMSVSLGAGVKVGSGARLQSAAVFEQTEIASGEALTEVLAWREHRIPAPLTGR
- a CDS encoding aminoglycoside phosphotransferase family protein, whose product is MELEAALRDQVGQAIGRPVPTAPIKKLKGDASNRSYYRVGAPPESWVVMEMPLDAKKKSEEATKGEPPKELPFVNVHRYLQKLEVRVPHILRYDEPAGMMVLEDLSDITFESALEGGKHHEALYTRAVDLLARLRAKAEKHQDPDCLAFTRSFDEDLYDWELHHFREWGLEAWSGKQPTPAERAQLDSTFRAIAKQLAAAPRGFTHRDYQSRNIMVKEGELVVIDFQDALQGPRQYDLVALLRDSYVELERPFVEAMLDRYIATFQEASGERIDAVEFKAFFDLLTVQRKLKDAGRFEFIHRVKGNPGFLVSIPASLRYVREAFRQRPELRGLQELVAKYVPELAA